From Anoplopoma fimbria isolate UVic2021 breed Golden Eagle Sablefish chromosome 11, Afim_UVic_2022, whole genome shotgun sequence, one genomic window encodes:
- the rdh8a gene encoding retinol dehydrogenase 8a has product MANSGQKVVLITGCSSGIGLRIAVTLAKDEKKRYHVIATMRDLKKKDKLLEAAGDTYGKTLMLLPLDVCSDDSVKQCINNVKDRHIDILINNAGVGLLGPVESISIEEMKRVFETNFFGVVRMIKEVMPDMKKRRSGHIVVMSSVMGLQGVVFNDVYTASKFAMEGFCESMAVQLMKFNIRLSMIEPGPVHTEFETKMMEDVAKMEYPGVDADTVRYFKDVYLPSSIDIFEAMGQTPEDIAKCTKKVIESNSPRFRNLTNSLYTPIVALKYADETGGLSVNTFYNLLFNFGPLMHITMSILKCLTCSCLRRRTVSPN; this is encoded by the exons ATGGCGAACAGCGGGCAGAAAGTTGTGCTGATCACCGGCTGCTCCTCCGGCATCGGGTTACGAATCGCCGTCACGCTGGCCAAAGATGAAAAGAAGCGTTACCATG TCATTGCCACAATGCGGGAcctgaagaagaaggacaagctACTGGAGGCAGCTGGAGACACATATGGCAAGACCTTGATGTTGCTTCCACTAGACGTGTGCAGTGACGATTCAGTCAAGCAGTGCATCAACAATGTCAAGGACCGCCATATTGATATCCTGA TCAACAATGCAGGTGTGGGCTTGCTGGGACCTGTGGAAAGCATCAGCATCGAGGAGATGAAAAGAGTATTTGAGACCAACTTCTTCGGTGTAGTTCGCATGATCAAAGAAGTGATGCCAGACATGAAGAAGAGGCGTTCAGGACACATCGTGGTCATGAGCAGTGTCATGGGTCTTCAGG GAGTGGTGTTCAATGATGTTTACACTGCCTCTAAGTTTGCCATGGAAGGATTCTGTGAGAGCATGGCCGTGCAGTTGATGAAGTTCAATATCCG GTTGTCCATGATTGAGCCCGGCCCAGTTCACACAGAGTTTGAGACAAAGATGATGGAGGATGTGGCCAAGATGGAGTATCCAGGAGTAGATGCTGACACAGTTCGGTATTTTAAAGACGTTTACCTGCCATCGTCCATAGATATATTTGAAGCCATGGGCCAGACGCCAGAGGACATAGCCAAA TGCACTAAAAAGGTAATTGAGTCAAACAGCCCTCGCTTCAGGAATCTGACCAACAGCCTCTACACACCCATTGTGGCCTTAAAGTACGCAGATGAGACTGGTGGCCTTTCTGTCAACACCTTCTACAATCTACTCTTCAATTTTGGCCCTCTCATGCACATCACCATGAGCATCCTCAAGTGCCTGACATGCAGCTGTCTGCGTAGACGCACTGTCTCACCTAACTAA